One stretch of Halichoerus grypus chromosome 8, mHalGry1.hap1.1, whole genome shotgun sequence DNA includes these proteins:
- the DTWD1 gene encoding tRNA-uridine aminocarboxypropyltransferase 1 codes for MSLNPPVFLKEKEENNSKFVEIQHSQTTSIAAEDPLQNLRLASQEVLHKAQRSGRSKCLKCGGSRMFYCYTCYVPVENVPIQQMPLVKLPLKIDIIKHPNETDGKSTAIHAKLLAPESVNIYTYPCIPEYEEKDHEVALVFPGPKSVSVKDISFHLQKRIQNNVKGKNDDPDKPFIKRKKTEEQDLNDSNSQDTTLKKIIFIDSTWNQTNKIFTDERLQGLLQVELKTRKTCFWRHQKGKPDTFLSTIEAIYYFLVDYHTDILKEKYQGQYDNLLFFYSFMYQLIKNAKCSGDKDTRKLIH; via the exons ATGTCTCTCAACCCACCTGTATTtctcaaagaaaaggaagaaaataattcaaaatttgtAGAAATACAACACTCACAAACTACTTCCATAGCTGCAGAAGATCCTCTTCAAAACTTACGCTTAGCATCTCAAGAAGTTCTTCATAAAGCTCAGCGAAGTGGAAGATCAAAATGTCTCAAATGTGGTGGTTCAAGAATGTTCTATTGCTATACATGTTATGTCCCAGTTGAAAATGTACCTATTCAACAGATGCCACTTGTGAAG cttccACTGAAGATTGATATCATTAAACATCCAAATGAAACAGATGGCAAAAGTACTGCTATACATGCAAAACTATTAGCACCTgaatctgtaaatatttacacGTATCCTTGTATTCCAGAATATGAAGAAAAGGACCATGAA GTTGCACTTGTTTTTCCTGGACCTAAGTCTGTCTCAgtaaaagacatttcttttcatCTGCAAAAAAGGATTCAAAATAATGTTAAAGGCAAAAATGATGACCCTGACAAGCCATTTATTAAACGCAAGAAAACTGAAGAACAGGATTTGAATGACAGCAACAGCCAAGAcacaacactgaaaaaaattatatttatagataGCACCTggaaccaaacaaacaaaatattcacTGATGAGAGACttcaag GATTGTTACAAGTTGagttgaaaacaagaaaaacttgCTTTTGGCGCCATCAAAAAGGAAAGCCAGATACCTTCCTTTCCACAATTGAAGCCATTTACTATTTTCTGGTAGACTACCATACTGatatattaaaagagaaataccaaGGACAATATGACAATCtcttatttttctactcttttatGTACCAGTTGATAAAGAATGCCAAATGCTCTGGAGACAAAGACACAAGAAAACTTATCCATTAG